In Chaetodon trifascialis isolate fChaTrf1 chromosome 8, fChaTrf1.hap1, whole genome shotgun sequence, the DNA window ACTCAAAATCCTCTCACTGGAAACAGGAACTGTATGGTGCCTGTTGAACGCCGCAAGCCagtgtaaaacaacaaaaaagaattTTCTTGTCTGATCCTTACCATGGAGCCAAGCAGGTAAAGATGTTCAGAAAGCCACTCATCCCGCATGGTGGACCAACCATTACCTAGAAGAAACTGTCAACAAGGTTTAGCAGTAACGTGTACTCAAACCATCAGCATACAAATCACATGACACTGAGCAGTTCTTAGGTAATTTTAACTAATTCAACAGTGTTCATCCACCCTCAAGAAGTTCAGTACACTGAGCCATATCAAGTTCAGTCTCAATATCTGAAAAGAGATAGGTACTTGACCCTACATTTTGAATGATGTGCTTGCACGTTCTGCACACTTTGTGCAGAACTCCACCGAGACATGGTTCTTGTCTACATGCAGACACACGCCACCAGatgtctctttctcctccactttcACACGCTTCCTGGGCAGGGCGTAGTCATGGTCGTTTGAGTCAGGGCCCTGGAAAAGTGAGGAAGATAATTTCATCCCATTCACACCGCTCAGCCTGGACAAGAGCTGGGCTAACATGCTCTCATTGGCCAGCACAGTCCTCAGGTACCTGGTCTCATCTTCCAACTCTTCCACTCTCTTCGTCAGCTGGGAATTTTCCTGTTTGAGCACGTTATTTTCTGATGACAGGATGCCAACTTTCTTCTCCAAGCTGTTGACATATTCTTTCTTCTTGAGACGATTCAATCTGGCAGCAATGGCATTTTTGTTGATCATGTGGATTGACTGGCTTTCTCTATTCTTGATCTTAAAGGCAGATGACATTCTTCCTGGAGATGAGGCCAATGAATTTTCAATCCCACAATCTTGATCCTTGGCACTGCACACATCAAGATCTGCCAAGTCAATGTTGAAGAGTGGGGAGGTGACATCTCTTTCAAGTGTCCATTTTAAATCGTCGATTGCAAACAGGTCCTCTAGCTCTATTCCAGTGCTGTCAATATTGTCAGCAGGAAACCCCTCAGATGGACTTGGGAAATCTTGATCAGTTGCCACTGAATCTCCCACTTCAACCTCCAGGGACTGCACCTCTGTGTTGTTCATGGTGCGGCTTCTTCTCCTAGTGATCATTGTGGTTTGACAACAGGACGCCAAGGACACTGTCCTAAAGATACCTTGTGATTCCTCGCCtgtggaaacaaagaaaatttaCCATTGGGGTGAAATCCTGCCACAGTTTCATTTATTAGGGAAATGTATGATTTTGATACAAATTTtaatcagacaaaaacaagctcaGACTAGACTGAGTGGTAAATTATAATGCGCATGAGTCAATCTTGACAATTAATAGACTAAATGATTGTCACTAGACGCTATCAACGTTTAAGCCAGCAAATTGGCTTGGCACAATTAAAGTTAGTCGTGCAGGCATATAGATGTCCATGAAAAGCGATGTCTAACTagtatatatacaaaaaatTGCGCAGAATTATTTTGAGTTACTGACAAATCCTTTAAACAGTGAGCGTTTCTTCTTCAAAGCGCATAAATGGCTGTGTTTAGTAAACGTATTACCAACGTAACAAAGGTCGGTAGAAAGGCCCaatagcattagcattaagTTTGCAAAGCTTTCCGATGAACGCTCTATGCTTCATCCTGTCACGCCAAACTTCAAAATACATACTTTACCCACCGTTACATTTCTTTACAGTTCGCTAGTTGATGCgacaaagaaagacacactGTGCGTTGCGTTAAGTTACGCGTGCTAACATTAACTAGCCAACAAGGCCTTGATTATCCAAGCAGCACACCTTTAGCATCCAGCTAACGTTAACGCCAGTCAAATGTGGATATAACAAAGTTAGTTTGGATGTTCTTGTCCATTAAAACAAGTCAACAACTACCCAACGTAACACTATGCATcccatttacttttttttttttacacattaacCATTTAACCGGCTGATGCCAGTGTAGtaattgttagctgcagctaCCTCATCTTGCTAACGTTAACTAAAGCCATAAGGCGTTAACCAACAGAGCTAAGGAATGACGCAGCATCTTCAAAGGGCACTTCTTCAACCTACAACTTACCGTCCTGTTTGACAAATATATGCAATAATAAACTACTCGAACAGAGTCCTTCGATGAATCTGTGCCAGCTACTGCGAGCTTTCTCAACCACTCGCACTCTGAAAACAATAACGCAACTTAACCACTGAACACGAGACCAACGCCAACCCTAAGGACTACTTCCGGAAActttattcaaaataaaagtcctaCTGAAATTTCCTCAATGGACAAGAACTACATTTCAATATGGCGGAGTCATACTCTCTAACAGTCTCACAAGAAATGACAAATTCTAAGCTAttataaccttttttttttttctttttttttttttttttttacaatggtACACTGTCATGAAGCTGCTATGCTGGCTGTGGATCCATTATAGAATTTGACAAAGCATAATTGGTCCCTTCATGGGGTAAATAAGTTGGCACTTGTGCTGCCAGTCTGAACCCCTCATAAACAGAGGGCCTGCTCATGCTGCGATTAGCTGTACTCCATTAGCTGTAAGCTGTACTTACACTCTGAAAGAATACAATTATATTCCTTTAGCAGAATCAGGTTTTATTGAACATGAGTACACAAAAGATGATATATTATACAAACCCACTGTGTGCTTACAACAATATCCACTTTGCCAGAGTTTTCACTTGAAAGACATTTTCTCCAAAACCATTTGTAGGGACCAACAACTGAAATAACAGTAGATGTTAACTCGTATGACAGATgcttaagagagagagaaaagaaacaaaaaaaaaaaaaacactcactgcactACAAATACACCATCATGATGTGTTTAATGTCTGCACTAGTTCCACTTTTGTCTTCACCACACATTGAAAATATCAGAGACAACATGCTACAAGACAAGTGCTTTATATTAGGGCTGCCActaaaaatcattttcaatatCAATGAACTGGCTGATTACTTTTTGCATtaaatgattgttttctctgcaaaatgtcaaaaacttGAAAATCTTGACTTTGAACTGTTCATGGGACGAAGCAAGtcatttgaagacgtcaccttggaTTGTGGCATTTTTCCCTCCATTCTAGTATTTTATGAAccgagaaaataatcagcattaTTTGTAATACAAATAACCATTAATTGCAATCCCACAtgatacaaaacagagaaaaccagtaaatcctcacatttaagaagctagAAGCAGTGAATATCTTGCATTATATTTGATAAATGACTTTTATGTCAATCATCTAATCCACtactttacatttttgttttaactgACAAAAAACTGTTTAGTAAGTGTCAAAACAACAGAGAGCACAAGTTCAATAATGTGCCAGCAGCTACGAGTCTAGATTTCACAGTATTACAACTTGACTCAAAAAAGTTGCAGTCCAGATTTCAGCTTGTTAGTGTCACTGTGGTTCCAAAGAAGGCCATCAGCTGTTCTCACTGCTACCGAGACTCCTGGGgcattgtgtgttgtgttgctcTCGAACTCCACTGGCTGGTCAAAGACGGTCATTGTTGAGTAGTTTTCCACCATGAGGCATGAAGGGTCATCTGATTGTCCAGGGACTTTACCAAGAGGGTAGTTCTTCCACAAAACTTTATCAGTGCACAGCTGCCATGGTGAACCTCTGAGCAATTTTGCTTTTTCAGCCTGAACATCTGCCCCTTTGTACTCTTGGGAGGACTCACTCCTCTCTGAGTCAGCTGTGGAACGCCAAGGATGGCTGTGGCGCCATGAATGCTGGAGTTTCTCATGCAAACTCTCCAGTGTGTATattggctgctgtttgtgccCTAGAGAAGTATCAGATTCGGAgtgtgcagactgtgtgtagatggagcagagctggaggagcctCTGTCGCGTttccagaggaagaggatgctCCATGTCATCCAGGATTAACTGGAGCAAGTGAGGCGTGCTGGCACAGGGAGCATCCAGGCAtgctgagagcagctgctgccaccTCAGCTGGATgcggtttacaaaaatcctgTCCTTCATTCTGGCCTTCTTCTGTACCTTTGTCTCAAAATGGTATTCAAATTTATTGCTGTTACAGAGGAAGATTTCTGAAATCCAAGCAGAAATATAGAAAGCCCTGTTATTACTCTGCTCTTTGGCAAGCAGCTTCAGTTCAACAAAGAGCTTCTCCAGAAGGAGGTGAATAAAGGATGGTGAGTTGAGCATCTTGAGGAGTGGCAGCCAAAAACGCAGGAAGGTTGGAGGGACTCTGGGTTCAGTGGGATTGTCACTGTCACAAGTGTCACAGCCTAATGTTTGTAGTTGTTCAACCGTGGGAACTAGAAATCCATCTTCCAACAACACATCCATTAGCAAGTCACTTGAGTCCAACGCAAACTGCTTGATCTCACCCAGTAACCAGCTCATGTCTGCAAAGGGGGCTGGCCACAAGCTCTTCAAGTTGTCTTCAGAAGGGCCATCGAAAGCCTGGTACTGCTCCTTTTCAAAGGATATCAGAAGCTCCCGTGCATTCTTGTAGGCTTCCATTTCTTTTTGCCTTGCCATGAGCTCGTCCTCTTGTCGTCTTACATCAatttcttcatcctccacaTCCAGCTGTGATTCCCAGGCCTCGTTAGGCCCTCCTCCCAACTGCCTGGACCAGTACTCCTGCTGGAGCCACTCCAGAACCACCTTGCATCCCTTTCGACACCATTCCAAGGTAGGGAGCTTCCGGTGTGTGATATCATGCCTCAGGTCTACAACCCACTCTGGGATGTTTAGGTTCCCAGCCAGCCGCCGGAGTGGACGAGCTATTCTCCCCTGCTGGCGCTCAGTGATCAAATTGACAAACCTCACCAGGGCCGCTCCATAAAGCAGGACCAGATCGTCTCCGTCCAGCTGTCCTGACCTGTCCAGCACCTGACACCTCACCAAGTCCGCCGTGCACTCCACTGCGACGGGAGTGTTGTTGGCATACCTGCCTTTCCAAGCTGATATCCTCTGCAGTGCATACCTTTGTAAGGCGGGATCCTTTGAGTACAGATACTCCAGAACTTGATCCCACTCAGCTTTGTTGACCCATGCCACCACATGGCGTTTCTTGTCTGAGCTCGTTTTCTTCATTCTGATGGTGGTAGCGGGCTGAGGTAGACTCGCGTTAACACCTTATACTCATAACGCACTTAAACGCCGATAAATGGCTGACTTCTGACAGACAGTATCACAAAAATGGCTTTAAATTGCAGCGAAAGATTGCTCCGACCTACCGATTGTTTCGCATCCCGGAAGTGAATGCTGTACTTCTTCTTTGAGGTTTAAGGGCAGCTGCTATCCGCGGTGCCGCATTACTGCCATCTTGTGGAGCTAGTTGACTGCTGCACTGTCCGCTTGGTCAGGCTGAGGAGGCCAAACATCTTATGCCTTGTCCAGTTCCTCCAGTTTCTCTTTAATCCTGCTCCTATTAGCCcacatcttttttctttctttcaccaTGTCATTTCTGTCAGATTTATCTTCCCTGCAATTTGCAAGCacatgttttgctgtttctggTACCTGACAATCTTCACTAAAACTATGTCGATGCTCCTCTATAAACTAATCCCTTTTTTTAATTCTCACTGCACCCACTCTATTCTGAATTGACTGTAAATGTCCTCCCCATATCTCTTGATCACAGTGCTGTTGCCACTCTTTATTGTTTGTCtgtcattaattttttttttttttttaacagcctGTTTTGTTGCCCGTGTGAGCAGGAACCAAATGAACATGACCTCAGTACATGTTTTATTACTCTTGAGTGTGATGTCATTATTTTGAATAGTAAGTCCTGTTGATTAGTGTATGCACCTGATTTGAGACTGCACGGAGCAGCAAAACTACAGACTAACTTCACCTCTTCTCAACCTTGGAGCTAAGATTGCAACTGCATAAACTGTATTATCTTTTAGTGTATCCTTGGATCCATCAGTAAAAAGGTGTGTTGGTCATGTGGCAAAATCATTGGTAAAATAGAAGGTAAATCTAAAAATGTCTTGAATATTATAAGAGGCCTGATGGCATTGCTTGAGGAGCAGATATATTTGCTATTGTGGCTTTCTAGTACCTTTAAAAAGTCGCTTGTAAGGCAGAGAATAGGTCCTGTATATTTGTATGacacgctgctgctgttgaacaGCATGGTTGTATTGTATTATGATCATCTGTGTTCACATTGGAAATAAGGCTAGACAAACTTCtacactgcagctctgacaaGGAAGGAGGAGTGATCATATTTCTCCGATATCAGCCACTtttcactggctccctgtaaaattCAGAATACAATTTCAAATCcttctccttacttacaaagccataacTGGTCCATCT includes these proteins:
- the crebzf gene encoding CREB/ATF bZIP transcription factor; the encoded protein is MITRRRSRTMNNTEVQSLEVEVGDSVATDQDFPSPSEGFPADNIDSTGIELEDLFAIDDLKWTLERDVTSPLFNIDLADLDVCSAKDQDCGIENSLASSPGRMSSAFKIKNRESQSIHMINKNAIAARLNRLKKKEYVNSLEKKVGILSSENNVLKQENSQLTKRVEELEDETRYLRTVLANESMLAQLLSRLSGVNGMKLSSSLFQGPDSNDHDYALPRKRVKVEEKETSGGVCLHVDKNHVSVEFCTKCAERASTSFKM
- the las1l gene encoding ribosomal biogenesis protein LAS1L; the protein is MKKTSSDKKRHVVAWVNKAEWDQVLEYLYSKDPALQRYALQRISAWKGRYANNTPVAVECTADLVRCQVLDRSGQLDGDDLVLLYGAALVRFVNLITERQQGRIARPLRRLAGNLNIPEWVVDLRHDITHRKLPTLEWCRKGCKVVLEWLQQEYWSRQLGGGPNEAWESQLDVEDEEIDVRRQEDELMARQKEMEAYKNARELLISFEKEQYQAFDGPSEDNLKSLWPAPFADMSWLLGEIKQFALDSSDLLMDVLLEDGFLVPTVEQLQTLGCDTCDSDNPTEPRVPPTFLRFWLPLLKMLNSPSFIHLLLEKLFVELKLLAKEQSNNRAFYISAWISEIFLCNSNKFEYHFETKVQKKARMKDRIFVNRIQLRWQQLLSACLDAPCASTPHLLQLILDDMEHPLPLETRQRLLQLCSIYTQSAHSESDTSLGHKQQPIYTLESLHEKLQHSWRHSHPWRSTADSERSESSQEYKGADVQAEKAKLLRGSPWQLCTDKVLWKNYPLGKVPGQSDDPSCLMVENYSTMTVFDQPVEFESNTTHNAPGVSVAVRTADGLLWNHSDTNKLKSGLQLF